The DNA window ACGACGTCGTCATCCTCGCGTTTTACCCCGGCGACTTCAATCCCGCCTGCGACGAGGAGTCCTGTGACCTGGACGAACTCGACCTCTTTACGATGCAGAAGGACGTGACCATCCTCGGTATCAGCCCCGATTCGGTGTACAGCCACGGGGCGTTCGCCGAGCAGTACGACCTCAAGATTCCGCTGCTTTCCGACACGGATGGCGAGGTCGCCGAGCGCTACGACATCGGCCTCGTCGACGACATCGGCCAGCGGCTCGTCGAGCGGGCCGTCGCCGTCGTCGACCACGACGGGACCATCACCTACAGCTGGAGCACCGACGACATGACCGAGCTGCCCCGCGTGGAGGAGATAAAGGACGCGCTGGCCGAGACGGGCGGTGACGACACCGCCTTCGCCCGCTACCGTGTCGGGCACGCCCACTACACGGAGGGACGCCGGTCGTTCACCTCCGCGATGGAGAGCTTCCAGAACACGGAGTGGGTGATGGCCCAGCACGACTTCCAGCAGGCCCGCGAGGAGTTCGAGGAGGCCGCCGACCGGTTCGACACCGCCGTCCGCTTTGTCGACGACGACGCGCTGGTCCCCATCTACGAGGGGGCAAACGAGAAGGCCACCGCGCTGTGGCAGGCCGCCGACTGGCTGACCCGGTCGGCAAGCGCGTACTCCAGCGGGAGCGGCACCGAGGGCCAGGAGCTGCGCGACGACGCCGAGATTCCGCTGTCGACGGTCCGGGAGTACCGGGAACCCCCCGACCCGGACGGCGAGTGGCCCCCCGAGATGGAGAACCTGGAGAAAGCCGAGAGCGACGACCACAGCATCCTGCCGACGGAGCCCGACGTCGAAGACGCCGCCCTGGACCTCGACATCGACGACGCGGACGACGAGCCGACCGACGCGGCCCCGGACACAGACACCGACGAGTCCGCCGACCCCGCGGAGCAGGTGGCGGCCACCGCGGACGGGCCCGACCCGGAGCCGGCGGCCGACGACGATATCGACGACGACGAACTGGCCGAGATTCAGGCCGAACTCGCCGCCAACAACCCCGAGTCAGAACCCTCGGTCGAGGAGCTGACCGAGGAATCGACGTCCATCGTCGACACGCCGCCGATGGGTGCGTCGGACGGCGAGACCGAAGCGGTGGAGGCCGCCGACAGCGAGACCGAGACGGCGGAGGCCGCCGCCAGCGCGACCGAGGACTCACCGTCCACCATCGACCCGCCGGCGACAAACGAGTCGGATGGAGACACAGCGTCGGCCGACGAGAGCGAGGAGCCGGTCGACGCGATGGCCGAGCCAGCAGACAGCGACCCGGCCGGCGAGCGCGACGTGGACGCGCCGGCCCAGGGCCACGAGGCCGAGACGGCCGACGGGGCGGCCGGCGACGTTGCCGTCGCAGTCGAGGGACTGCCGACCGGTGAGTCGAGCGAGGGACCGGCGGTGACGGCCGACGAGCAGACTGACGCGACGGCCCCCGATTCGGCGGCGATGGCGACCGACGGCAGTGACGGCGAAGCTGCGGGGGAGAGCGACGAGACGGACGCCAGTGAGAGTGACGGAACAGACGCCAGTGAGAGCGACGGAACAGACGACGGTGAGAGTGACGAAGCGGACGCCAGTGAGAGCGATGGAACAGACGACGGCGGACCGGACCTCCAGCTCGAACTGGCCGAACCGGACCCCGACCCCATCGACGGCGACGGCCCGCCGATACCCCCGGCCGACGAGCCAGACGGGGAGTCCGGTTCGGATGAGTGAGCCACCGACGGCGCCGGTCGAGCAGGCGCGGGCGTACTACCGGGCGATAGACGACGGCGACTACGACCTGCTGGGGGCCTTGCTCACCGAGGCGTTCGTCCACGACCGCCCCGACCGGACCATCGAGGGCCGCGAGCGGTTCGTCCAGTTCATGCGCGAGGAGCGACCCCAGACCGACACGACCCATCCCGTCGACACCGTGTTCACGGACGACAGCAGCGTCGCAGTGCGTGGGCGCCTGCTCGACGCCGACGGCGAGCCTATCGTGGGCTTTGTCGACGTCTTCACGTTCGCTGCCGGGCGTATCGACCGCATCCAGACCTACACCCACTGAGCGGGACAAGACATATACCGGGTCGTCCGCGACAGTAGGTACTGCATATCATGTGTATCGCCACCATACCACGACCGGCTGGCGGCTCGCGACCGACCCGACGAGCGGGTAGGAACCGAGTAGCTATGTCCCACAGACCGGAGTGATGTGTCCATGGTGAACGGGTTTGCGTCGCGACAGGAGTCCACGGCTGAGACGTTTTCCGGGCGATACCAGCCCCGCTCAGGGGCGAAAGCACTCGTGACCAGCGACCGCGCGGTACTGCTGGTCAGAGAGCGCCACAGCGACGGCACGCCGTTCTGGACGCTCCCCGGCGGCGGCGTCTCCGCCCACGAGACTCCAACGGAGGGGTTGCGCCGGGAGCTGGTCGAGGAGCTCGGCTGTCGGGCGCGTATCGACGAACCCGTTTCGACGTTCTGGTACGCCCACGACAGCCTGGCGGCGTCGGTGTCGGTGTACACGGTCTTCGACTGTGACCTGCTCTCCGAGCCGGCGCCCAACCCCGCCGAGGGGGTCTTCGAGGCCCAGTGGGCCGAGCCCGACGCGCTCCCACCGGCGACGCTCCCGCAGGTCCGCTATCTGTGTGCGAACGCGGTCGCGAGCGACTAGTCGCGCTCGCCGGCGCCGACGGCACTCTCGCCGATGGGTGCCGACCCCTCGATGACTTCCTGGCCGCCCATGTAGGGCTGCAGTGCTTCGGGAACGGTGACGGTGCCGTCCTCGTTCTGGTAGTACTCCAGGATGGCGACCATCACGCGGGGCACCGCGAGCCCGGAGCCGTTGAGCGTATGGAGGTAGTCGGCCGACTCGTGGCGCTCCGGTCGGTAGCGCAGGCCGGCCCGTCGGGCCTGGAACTCCTCGAAGTTCGACACCGAGGAGACCTCCAGCCAGCGACCGCCCACGTCGGGGCCACCCTCCATGTCGTCGCCCGGTGCCCACACCTCGATGTCGTACTTCTTGGCCTGAGTGAAGCCCATGTCGCCGGTACACATATCCAGCACCCGGTAGGGCAGTCCGAGTTCGTCCAGCACCGCAGCCGCTTCGTCGAGCAGTCCCTCCAGGCGGTCGTAGCTATCCTCGGGCCGGACGAAGTTGACGAGTTCGACCTTGTGGAACTGGTGGACGCGGACGTAGCCACGGGTCTCGGTGCCGTGTTCGCCGGCCTCCCGGCGGAAGTTCGGCGAGAACGCCTGGTGTTTGACGGGGAGGTCGTCGTCCAGCAGAATCTCGTCGCGGTACATGTTGGTGACCGGGACCTCCGCCGTCGGCAGGAGCCAGAGGTCGTCCTCGTCGATGTCGTCGTCCTGACGAGACCCGACACGGTAGGCGTCCTCGTCGAACTTGGGGAGCTGTCCCGTCCCCTCCATCGACGCGGAGTTGACGGGAATCGGCGGCAGCACGTCGGAGTAGCCCTGCTCGCGGTGGACGTCGAGCATGAACTGTACCAGGGCGTGTTCCAGCCGGGCGCCCTCGCCCTTGACGAACTGGAAGCCGCCGCCGCTGACTTTCGCCCCGCGCTCGAAGTCCAGGATGTCGAGTTCCTCACCGAGGTCGTAGTGGGGAGTCACGTCGTCGGGCAGCTCGCGCAGGTCGTCGAATCCCTCGCGGTAGCGTTCGACGTTGTCGCTCTCGTCCTCGCCGGTGGGTACCGACTCGTGGGGGACGTTGGGAATCTCCAGCAGCGCGTCTTCGAGCTGGGACTCCAGTTCGTCGGCCCGTTCCTCGACGTTCTGGAGTTCTTCTTTGAGCTCGCTGGAGCGGGAAATGGCTTCCTGGGCGGCCTCCTCCTCGCCCTCCTGCTTGAGTTTACCAATCTTCGAGGAAACCTCGTTGCGTTCCTGGCGCAGCCCGTCGCCTTTCGCCTTCAGTTCGCGCCACTCCTCGTCGATGGCCAGAATCTCGTCGAGGTCAACGCCCGTGACGCCCTTGCGCTCGATGGCGTCCCGGACCGTCTCGGGGTTCTCCCGGACGAACTGTCTCGATAACATGGTCGGCGGTTCTCGGGGCCGGAAATTAGGCGTGTCGGTCGCGCGTGGCCGACGGCGACCGGGGACAGACCCCAACTCGCATACGTGTGGTCACGAACGAAGTAGTCGAGGCAGTATCTCATGGGAATTCTCGATTCGTTCGGTGCCTTAGTCAGTAGTATCATCGCGTCAATCGTCCTGCTGGTGTTTGCCATCGTTAGCTTCTTCATCACGGTGTTTATCGTCCAGGTCGGTGCCGGGCTGGCCGGCTACTCCCCGAGTGGTGATTACATCGTCCTGTCGGCGGCTATCCTCGCGACGGGCGCCATCGTCGCCGGGGCGACGCCGATGTCGAGTCTGGCCGGCGTCGAGGAGTAACGACGCCCCCAGCACAACCGTTTTCCACGCCGGCAGTCACGCTCTAGTATGGCAATCGGTGACGTGTACGACGCCGAGAACTGCGAGGATGTCCACTACGTCGACACGGGGATGTACGACGTGCCCGAATACGGCTCTGTCTACGTCGTCGACGCCGAGCGGCCGGCGCTCGTCGATACGGGCATCGGTGCTCGCTACGAGAATATCCTCGACACGATGGCCGAGGTCGGCGTCGCCCCCGAGGAGCTCGAAGTCATCGCCATCACGCACGTCCACCTCGACCACGCCGGCGGCGTGGGCTACCTCCTCCCCGAGTGTCCCAACGCGACCGTCTACGTCCACGAGATCGGCGCGTCCCACCTGGCGGACCCGACACGGCTCTGGGAGGGGACCAAGCAGGCCGTCGGTGACCAGGTGCAGTACTACGCCGAGCCAAAGCCGGTCCCCGAGGACCGCATCGTCGAACTCACCGACGGCGACGCTATCGACCTGGGGGACCACTCACTCGAAGCCCACCACGCGCCGGGCCACGCGCCACATCAGGTCGTCTTCCACGACCCGGCCATCGACGGCGTGTTCGTGGCCGACGCTGCCGGACTCTTTACCCCTTCGACCGACGAGGTCAACGTGACCAGTCCGCCGGTGAACTTCGACCTCGACCAGGCGCTCTCGGATATAGAGACGATTCGGGACCTCGACCCCGAGACGCTGCTGTACGCCCACTTCGGGACCGAGCAAACTGGCGACCGCCTCGACGAGTACGCCCAGAAGCTGGAGGCGTGGGTCACCGCTGTCCGCGAGAAACGGGCCGAACTGGGCGACGACGATGCCGTCGTTTCCCACTTCGTCGAGACGGTCGAGACGCCCGCGGTCTGGGGCGAGCACAAGGCCCGCGAGGAGGTCGCGCTGAACGTGCGGGGCGTGCTCGTCATGCTTGACCGCACCGACTGAACGAGCCGTCGTGCCGCTGGGCCGTATGACGGGTTTTATACGCCGGAGTACCGTTGCCAGCAGTGTAGATGGCCGCTACCCAGCTACTGTTGCTCGTCGCGGGTATCATCGCTATCGGCGTCATCGCGCAGTTGCTCTCGAGTCGGCTCCAGGTCCCCAGTATCATCTTCTACATCGCTGCCGGGCTCGCGCTGGGCGAACCCGGGCTGGAGATTCTCACGGCAGAGACCTTCGGGAGCGGCCTCCAGACCATCGTCGGTATCGCCGTTGCCATCATCGTCTTCGAGGGGGCCTTCCACCTCAAAATCGAGCGAATCAAGGAGGCGCCTCAGGCCGCAGTTCGCCTGGTGACTATCGGCGCGCTCATCGCGCTTGCGGGGACCGCTGCCGCCGTCAAGTACGCCTTCGGCGTCCCGTGGAACCTCGCACTGACCATCGGCGCGTTGCTGGTCGCGACCGGCCCGACCGTCGTCACCCCGATTCTCGACGTCGTGCCGGTCAGGGACCGGGTGGCCGCCGCACTGGAGACCGAGGGCATCGTCAACGACGTCACCGCGGCCATCCTCGCTATCGTCTTCTTCAAGACTGTCAATCCCGAGGCCGTGACGGAGGGGTTCCTGAACGCCTTCTTCAGACGGCTCGGGACCGGGCTGCTCGTGGGGGTAATCGTCGCTGCCCTCCTCTACTATCTCATCCGCTACGTCGACCTCTCGCCCGACAGTGCGCCCCGAAACGCGCGACTGCTGGTGCTTGCCGGTGCGCTGGTGGCCTACGCCGTCGCGAACTGGCAGGCCACCGAGGCCGGCGTCGCCGCTGTCGCCGTGGCCGGGTTCCTGCTTGGGAACGCCGATATCCCCTACGAGGCCGATATCGAGGACTTCAAGGGCGATATAACGTTGCTCGTGCTGTCCTTCGTCTTCATCGCGCTAGCAGCGCTGCTAGAGATAGACGTGCTCCTGGATCTGGGGCTTCCGGGACTGGCCGTCGTGGCCGTCGTCGCGCTGGTGCTGCGACCGATTCTCGTGTTCATCTCGACGATGGGCGGCCGGTTTACGCGGGAGGAGCGCGTGTTCATGAGCTTCGTCGGCCCGCGGGGTATCATCCCGGCTTCGGTCGCGACGCTCTTTGCGGTCGAGCTCCGAATCGCCGCCGATGAGCTTGGCAACCCCGTGCTGGCCGAGCAAGCGAGCATCCTGCTTGGCGTGGTCTTTCTCACTATCTTGCTGACGGCGGTCTTCGAGGGCGGTCTCGCCCGATACATCGCGGAAAAACTGGACGTGATACCAATGCGAGTCATCATCGTCGGCGGCGGACAGGTGGGCCGCGCGCTCGCCACGCGCCTCGAAGACCGGGGCGAGAACGTCGTCATCATCGAGCAGGACGAACAGATAGTCGAACAGGCCCGAAACGCCGGGTTCAGCGTCAAGGCGGGCAACGGCACTGACACGGACGTGCTCCGGTCGGCCGGGGCCGAGAACGCAAAGACCGTCGTGGCCGCGACCGGCGACGACGACGCGAACCTGCTGGTCGCCCAGCTGGCGAGCTCGAAGTTCGACGTGGACAAGATAATCGCCCGGGCGAACAACCCCGACAACGTCGAGGCGTTCGAGGACCTCGGGGTCCGGACCATCTCCTCGGCGATGGCGACGGCGTGGGCTATCGACAATCAGATCGAACGCCCCGCCATCGCCCACTGGATGACCGACGTGGGCCGGACCGGCGACGTCCAGGAGGTCGAAGTCAAGAACCCTGACGTCTTCGGCAAACCTGTCAAGGAAGTCGGGCCGATGCTGCCCGAGGCCTGTCTCATCGCCCTGGTCAGCGGCGGCGACCACAAGGAGGCCGAGGTCCCCACCGCCGACTACGTCCTGCAGGAGGGTGATATGGTCACGCTGCTTGGCCGCAAGGAGTCGGTACGCGACGGGATGCAGCTGGTCACCAAGCAATAGCGCCCAGTCGTTTCCTTCTCGCTCGACACCGCCCGCGAGTCGGTGGTGTCGTGACCACAGCGTTATCCGATTGGCCAGCTTACATTTTCTGATGCCAGACGACAAACGAGGCCGAGAGAAGCAAGCCCGCGACGCCGACCGACGACAGCGGGCGCGGGACGTGCTCGCACAGCTAGAGCGTGGCGAGGAGACGGAACCACCGGTCTCGGACACCGGTCTCGAATCGTTCGAATCGGAGCTCGACGCGGTCGAGTTCCCGGCCACGGGGGCCGAAATCGTCGCGGCAGTCGGCGACGTGGAACTCCCCGCCGAGGAGGGACCGGCGACTGTCGACGCGCTCGTCCCGGAGACTGACACGGAGACCTACGAGTCCCCGGACGACGTTCGGCTGCGGGTCCAGCGACCGACCATCGCCGCCGCGATGAAACGAATCGTGGAAGCCAACGCCGAGGCGACACAGGACCCACTCGGCGCTTCGCAGTGGGAGGCCTACGAGAAGACCCTCAGGGCGCTCAAATCCATCGACGCCGACGACGAGGACGAGGGAATCACGGTCATCACCGACTGGATCGTCGAACAGACCCACGAGAACGACAAGCCCCCGGGTTCGCGGTCGGTTCGTCGGGAGGCGGCCGAGTTCTGCCGGGAAAGCGGCTACGAGGTCCGAAGCGACGAGTGGCTCGGAATCTGAACTGCGCCGGTCGCCTCGGTCCCGGTCACACTGTTCACTCGCGATGGAACTCGATGGCCACACCGCTGCCACCTTTTTCTTCGTCGGGTATCCTCGCGAGCCTACGGCTCGCTGTGGGGAGAGCGTGGCGGCGTTGCCGCCACGTCGTTCGGTTGCGGGCTACAGCCCGCAACCGGCTCTCTGCTCACGGGCGCAGAGCACCCGTTCGCATGGTCAGCGGGACCTCCGGTCCCGCACGACTCGAAAAACGTGGGCGAAAAAGCGGACTCTCGCTCCGTTCGAGTCCGTACCTGTCCCCCTCAGCCCCGGTGGAACTCGATAGCAGCACCCTGTCCGAAGCCGACGCATTCGGTCGCCAGTCCCAGCTCGGCGTCGCGGCGGTTCATCTCGTGGACGAGCGTCACCGGCAGCCGCGCGCCCGAGGCCCCGAGCGGGTGGCCGATGGCGATGGCGCCGCCATTGACGTTGAACGTGTCGTCGGCAAAGCCCAGTTCCCGCTGGCAGTAGACGGTTTGGGCGGCGAAGGCCTCGTTGAGCTCCACGAGGTCGTAGTCGTCGGTGGCCCGGCCGGTCCGCTCGGTGAGCTGGCGGACCGCCGGCACCGGGCCGATACCCATCACCGTCGGGTCGACGCCGACGACCTCGTGGGCGCCGATTTCGGCGAGCACGTCCAGGCCGTTCGCGTCGGCGAACTCGCGGCTCGTGACCACGAGTCCGGCCGCGCCGTCGGAGACCTGCGAGGCGTTGCCGGGCGTGACCGTCCCGTCGGATTTGAACACCGTCGGGAGTCCGCCGAGCGTCTCAAGCGAGGTGTCCCGCCGGATGCCCTCGTCCTCGGTGACGGCCCCGTCGTCCGTTTCGATTGGCACCAGTTCGTCGTCGAAGCGACCCGAATCCGTCGCGTCGGCGGCCCGCTCGTGGCTCCGGAGTGCGTACTCGTCCTGGCGCTCCCTGCTGACCTCCTCTTCCTCGGCCACTTTCTCGGCGGTCATCCCCATCTGGAGTTCGCCGATGTTGTAGTGCTCCGCGAGGCGGGGGTGGACGTTGTGGGTGTTCTCGCCCATCGGGACCCGCGACATCGACTCGACGCCGCCGGCGATGAGTACCTCGCGCTGGCCCGCCGCGATAGCGTCGGCGGCCCGCATCAGCGCCTCCGCCGACGAGGCACACCAGCGGTTGATGGTCGAACCGGGGACGCCCTCGCCCAGGTCCGACAGCAGCGAGATGACGCGGGCCACGTTGTTGCCCTGCTCGCCCCGCTGCTGGGCACAGCCCCACAGCAGGTCCTCGACCGCGTCGGGGTCGATACCCGTCCGAGAGAGCAGTTCGTTCACGAGCGGAATCGAGAGGTCCTCGCTGCGGACACCCGCGAGGGCCCCGTCCTCCTTGCCTTGCGGGGTGCGGACGGCGCTGACGATAACCGGTGTTGGCATGGCCGCCCCAACGACCGCAGTCGTGTTAAACCCTCACAAACTCACAGCCACGGACGAGGGGTTTTCACACCGACTCGTCGACATCGAACCCTGGTGGGAGCCCGGTGTGTTTGTAGCCGGTCCACTCGTCGACGCTGAACCGGTAGACGCTCACCTCCTCGGTCTCCATGGCGGCCTCGATGACGTCCGGGCGCCAGGCCGCTTCCAGTACCGGCACGATATCGTCCCACTCGTCGTCAGGAATGGCCTCGACCCTGCCGGTCAGCAGAGCACTCTCCCAGCTGAAGGGGCTCTCGGCGGCGTAGGTCAGAAACACCGCGCGGTCGGTCGCCTCGATGAGCCCGCGCTTGCGGCTCTCGGGGCCCCCGACGAACGTGAAATACAGCGTCTCCGCGTCGTCGTAGCCAAAGGACATCGGGAGCAGGTACGGAATCTCGTCGGTCGGGAGGCCCAGCACCCCCATCTTCCGATTCGCCAGGAACGCCCTGATGGCGTCGTCGTCCATCTCCGTCAGCTGTATCTCCTCAACTGTCATACAAATATAACTTCGGCCGAGCGGCGAATAAGTGGTTCGGCGATTCCCGGGTTGGGGAGGGGGCCGAACGCGCCGCGATGGCAGCTCCGGCTTACTCGGACTGGTCGGCGGCGGGGCCGTGGCGCTTGACCCGCTCGATGCTGGCGACGGCACCGCTTCGTTTCCCGAACCCTTCGCCGCTGTCGGCGATTATCTGCCCGTTGCGGTGGCGGAGCCGCCAGCGCCACTCCTCGGCGCGGTCCTCGTATATCTCGAAGGCGGCGCTGCCGATGGCCAGCAGGTCCGCGTCGGCGGCGTACTGTTGGACTCGCTCGACCGCGTTCA is part of the Haloarcula salinisoli genome and encodes:
- a CDS encoding nuclear transport factor 2 family protein; this translates as MSEPPTAPVEQARAYYRAIDDGDYDLLGALLTEAFVHDRPDRTIEGRERFVQFMREERPQTDTTHPVDTVFTDDSSVAVRGRLLDADGEPIVGFVDVFTFAAGRIDRIQTYTH
- a CDS encoding MBL fold metallo-hydrolase, with amino-acid sequence MAIGDVYDAENCEDVHYVDTGMYDVPEYGSVYVVDAERPALVDTGIGARYENILDTMAEVGVAPEELEVIAITHVHLDHAGGVGYLLPECPNATVYVHEIGASHLADPTRLWEGTKQAVGDQVQYYAEPKPVPEDRIVELTDGDAIDLGDHSLEAHHAPGHAPHQVVFHDPAIDGVFVADAAGLFTPSTDEVNVTSPPVNFDLDQALSDIETIRDLDPETLLYAHFGTEQTGDRLDEYAQKLEAWVTAVREKRAELGDDDAVVSHFVETVETPAVWGEHKAREEVALNVRGVLVMLDRTD
- a CDS encoding cation:proton antiporter, with translation MAATQLLLLVAGIIAIGVIAQLLSSRLQVPSIIFYIAAGLALGEPGLEILTAETFGSGLQTIVGIAVAIIVFEGAFHLKIERIKEAPQAAVRLVTIGALIALAGTAAAVKYAFGVPWNLALTIGALLVATGPTVVTPILDVVPVRDRVAAALETEGIVNDVTAAILAIVFFKTVNPEAVTEGFLNAFFRRLGTGLLVGVIVAALLYYLIRYVDLSPDSAPRNARLLVLAGALVAYAVANWQATEAGVAAVAVAGFLLGNADIPYEADIEDFKGDITLLVLSFVFIALAALLEIDVLLDLGLPGLAVVAVVALVLRPILVFISTMGGRFTREERVFMSFVGPRGIIPASVATLFAVELRIAADELGNPVLAEQASILLGVVFLTILLTAVFEGGLARYIAEKLDVIPMRVIIVGGGQVGRALATRLEDRGENVVIIEQDEQIVEQARNAGFSVKAGNGTDTDVLRSAGAENAKTVVAATGDDDANLLVAQLASSKFDVDKIIARANNPDNVEAFEDLGVRTISSAMATAWAIDNQIERPAIAHWMTDVGRTGDVQEVEVKNPDVFGKPVKEVGPMLPEACLIALVSGGDHKEAEVPTADYVLQEGDMVTLLGRKESVRDGMQLVTKQ
- a CDS encoding redoxin domain-containing protein, whose amino-acid sequence is MLSEGADAPGFELPALVDGEKRRVALAEYLGDDVVILAFYPGDFNPACDEESCDLDELDLFTMQKDVTILGISPDSVYSHGAFAEQYDLKIPLLSDTDGEVAERYDIGLVDDIGQRLVERAVAVVDHDGTITYSWSTDDMTELPRVEEIKDALAETGGDDTAFARYRVGHAHYTEGRRSFTSAMESFQNTEWVMAQHDFQQAREEFEEAADRFDTAVRFVDDDALVPIYEGANEKATALWQAADWLTRSASAYSSGSGTEGQELRDDAEIPLSTVREYREPPDPDGEWPPEMENLEKAESDDHSILPTEPDVEDAALDLDIDDADDEPTDAAPDTDTDESADPAEQVAATADGPDPEPAADDDIDDDELAEIQAELAANNPESEPSVEELTEESTSIVDTPPMGASDGETEAVEAADSETETAEAAASATEDSPSTIDPPATNESDGDTASADESEEPVDAMAEPADSDPAGERDVDAPAQGHEAETADGAAGDVAVAVEGLPTGESSEGPAVTADEQTDATAPDSAAMATDGSDGEAAGESDETDASESDGTDASESDGTDDGESDEADASESDGTDDGGPDLQLELAEPDPDPIDGDGPPIPPADEPDGESGSDE
- a CDS encoding pyridoxamine 5'-phosphate oxidase family protein, whose product is MTVEEIQLTEMDDDAIRAFLANRKMGVLGLPTDEIPYLLPMSFGYDDAETLYFTFVGGPESRKRGLIEATDRAVFLTYAAESPFSWESALLTGRVEAIPDDEWDDIVPVLEAAWRPDVIEAAMETEEVSVYRFSVDEWTGYKHTGLPPGFDVDESV
- a CDS encoding thiolase family protein, whose product is MPTPVIVSAVRTPQGKEDGALAGVRSEDLSIPLVNELLSRTGIDPDAVEDLLWGCAQQRGEQGNNVARVISLLSDLGEGVPGSTINRWCASSAEALMRAADAIAAGQREVLIAGGVESMSRVPMGENTHNVHPRLAEHYNIGELQMGMTAEKVAEEEEVSRERQDEYALRSHERAADATDSGRFDDELVPIETDDGAVTEDEGIRRDTSLETLGGLPTVFKSDGTVTPGNASQVSDGAAGLVVTSREFADANGLDVLAEIGAHEVVGVDPTVMGIGPVPAVRQLTERTGRATDDYDLVELNEAFAAQTVYCQRELGFADDTFNVNGGAIAIGHPLGASGARLPVTLVHEMNRRDAELGLATECVGFGQGAAIEFHRG
- a CDS encoding NUDIX hydrolase, whose product is MVNGFASRQESTAETFSGRYQPRSGAKALVTSDRAVLLVRERHSDGTPFWTLPGGGVSAHETPTEGLRRELVEELGCRARIDEPVSTFWYAHDSLAASVSVYTVFDCDLLSEPAPNPAEGVFEAQWAEPDALPPATLPQVRYLCANAVASD
- the serS gene encoding serine--tRNA ligase, giving the protein MLSRQFVRENPETVRDAIERKGVTGVDLDEILAIDEEWRELKAKGDGLRQERNEVSSKIGKLKQEGEEEAAQEAISRSSELKEELQNVEERADELESQLEDALLEIPNVPHESVPTGEDESDNVERYREGFDDLRELPDDVTPHYDLGEELDILDFERGAKVSGGGFQFVKGEGARLEHALVQFMLDVHREQGYSDVLPPIPVNSASMEGTGQLPKFDEDAYRVGSRQDDDIDEDDLWLLPTAEVPVTNMYRDEILLDDDLPVKHQAFSPNFRREAGEHGTETRGYVRVHQFHKVELVNFVRPEDSYDRLEGLLDEAAAVLDELGLPYRVLDMCTGDMGFTQAKKYDIEVWAPGDDMEGGPDVGGRWLEVSSVSNFEEFQARRAGLRYRPERHESADYLHTLNGSGLAVPRVMVAILEYYQNEDGTVTVPEALQPYMGGQEVIEGSAPIGESAVGAGERD